The Pirellulimonas nuda genome includes a region encoding these proteins:
- a CDS encoding sulfatase family protein, with translation MQSSRVRTTAARHVVAAVCLGALATTSATDAAQPHPNFLFILTEDQGAQLGFVGTPGVETPHMDSIANQGVYFAEAFVNYPVCSASKANIYTGLHSHANGIATNTVNYFKPDSELSEDQRTNGFYQRLRVPDDTPTLVELLKKQGYFTGVSDKLHVAPNSKFPYDRWDRVATGDKVEQFAGEATAEGRPWFYFCNIEQPHRPFRNGDEVKLTVERTKVEVPAFLPDTPEVRQDWAEYLDAVERADEHVGDVLAGLERSGQAGQTIVIFMGDHGPAFHRGKMSPYDFGLRVPLAVRGPGVQQGVVSDELVSEIDLMPTILQYAGIEVPNGLHGQSLLPLLDGVSTSLPGRETVVGEVTHGLHAGAVVMEERAIYDGRYRLIYRSDIDGRRDFNADLQYWVTPGDGNAPWHNRSFDSVVANREEHPEAYRLLDETCSELGEFQPAELELYDVQADPYEVNNLADDPDSAGVRTRLLRALIKHAADTSDAAITPAKLTSLIKAGERPVAAANAGRKADSR, from the coding sequence ATGCAATCGTCTCGAGTCCGAACCACGGCAGCAAGACACGTCGTTGCAGCGGTCTGTCTTGGAGCGCTCGCAACGACGTCCGCCACGGACGCCGCGCAGCCGCATCCCAACTTCTTGTTCATCCTGACCGAGGACCAGGGGGCCCAACTCGGCTTCGTCGGGACGCCCGGCGTCGAAACGCCCCACATGGACTCCATCGCAAATCAGGGAGTCTACTTTGCCGAGGCTTTCGTCAATTACCCCGTCTGCTCCGCGTCGAAGGCGAACATCTACACCGGTTTACACTCACACGCCAACGGCATCGCTACCAATACCGTCAATTACTTCAAGCCGGACTCGGAGCTGTCTGAAGACCAGCGTACGAATGGGTTCTACCAACGGCTGCGCGTGCCGGACGACACCCCGACGCTGGTGGAGTTGCTGAAGAAACAAGGGTACTTCACGGGGGTGAGCGACAAGCTTCACGTCGCTCCGAACAGCAAGTTCCCCTACGACCGCTGGGACCGTGTCGCCACCGGCGATAAGGTCGAGCAGTTTGCCGGCGAGGCGACCGCCGAGGGGCGGCCCTGGTTCTACTTCTGCAACATCGAGCAGCCCCACCGGCCCTTCCGCAACGGCGACGAAGTCAAGCTGACCGTTGAACGTACCAAGGTCGAAGTCCCGGCGTTCCTGCCAGACACACCCGAGGTGCGGCAAGACTGGGCAGAGTACCTCGACGCCGTCGAGCGCGCCGACGAGCACGTCGGCGACGTGCTCGCCGGGCTCGAGCGAAGCGGTCAAGCGGGGCAGACGATCGTGATCTTCATGGGGGACCACGGGCCGGCGTTCCACCGAGGCAAAATGTCCCCCTACGACTTCGGCCTCCGCGTGCCCCTGGCGGTGCGTGGCCCGGGCGTCCAACAGGGAGTGGTCTCCGACGAGCTGGTCAGCGAGATCGACCTGATGCCGACCATCCTGCAGTACGCCGGCATCGAAGTTCCCAATGGCCTGCACGGCCAGTCGCTGCTGCCGCTGCTGGACGGGGTGAGCACAAGCCTACCTGGCCGTGAGACAGTTGTCGGGGAAGTGACGCACGGGCTTCATGCTGGCGCCGTGGTGATGGAAGAGCGTGCAATTTACGACGGGCGGTATCGGCTGATCTACCGCAGCGATATAGACGGCCGGCGCGACTTCAATGCAGACCTGCAGTACTGGGTCACGCCGGGTGACGGCAACGCCCCCTGGCACAACCGCTCGTTCGACAGTGTCGTCGCCAATCGCGAAGAGCACCCCGAGGCGTACCGCTTGCTGGATGAGACCTGCTCGGAACTAGGTGAGTTCCAGCCGGCCGAGCTAGAGCTCTACGACGTGCAGGCCGACCCCTACGAAGTGAACAATCTCGCCGACGACCCCGACTCGGCCGGCGTGCGGACGCGGTTGCTCAGGGCCCTGATCAAGCATGCGGCCGACACATCGGACGCCGCGATTACTCCGGCCAAACTAACCTCCCTGATCAAGGCGGGCGAAAGGCCAGTCGCCGCGGCTAACGCGGGTCGCAAGGCAGACTCTCGCTAG
- a CDS encoding DUF1559 domain-containing protein: MSHSHFRPTRRLSGFTLVELLVVIAIIGILVALLLPAVQAAREAARRSQCVNNLKQLTLATLNYHDRAESFPSGYVNRVKGSNTQGEGWGWGALILPDIEQAPLHDTLGVTSRLMEVARKDPTTRPIFLQELPAFRCPSDTGEALIGKPGNPWRRTDIGKAGHDDPAGAANYIAVSGWLDAGADRDNNGIYFASNAPRVSFRKLIDGSSKTFAIGERHGLDNCNSGWWVGTINQGGRSAAGPSMCTGRVSEPLNLSIPCTDTSCPITDGCGEGFASLHPGGAVFSFCDGSVHFITEDIDYSDAGANDGFDGSSSGMTIENPDIMTLINPSELGVYQRLGIRNDEQVVSGY, from the coding sequence ATGTCCCATAGCCACTTCCGGCCGACCCGGCGCTTGAGCGGCTTCACCCTGGTGGAGTTGCTGGTCGTCATTGCCATCATCGGTATCCTTGTGGCGCTGCTGCTGCCGGCGGTTCAGGCCGCACGCGAAGCCGCGCGGCGATCGCAGTGCGTGAATAACCTAAAACAGTTGACGCTGGCGACCCTGAACTACCACGACCGGGCCGAATCGTTCCCGTCGGGCTACGTTAACCGCGTGAAGGGATCCAACACGCAGGGAGAGGGTTGGGGCTGGGGGGCATTGATCTTGCCGGACATCGAACAGGCGCCGCTACACGATACGCTCGGCGTCACCTCCCGACTCATGGAGGTGGCTCGTAAGGACCCGACGACGCGGCCGATCTTCCTACAGGAGCTCCCCGCATTCCGTTGCCCGAGCGACACCGGCGAAGCGCTCATCGGCAAGCCGGGCAACCCCTGGCGGCGCACCGACATCGGCAAGGCGGGTCACGACGACCCGGCCGGCGCGGCCAATTACATTGCAGTCAGCGGCTGGCTCGACGCCGGAGCCGACCGTGACAACAACGGCATTTATTTCGCATCCAACGCCCCCAGGGTGTCGTTCCGCAAGCTGATCGACGGCTCGAGCAAGACGTTCGCCATCGGCGAACGTCACGGGCTCGACAATTGCAACTCCGGCTGGTGGGTCGGCACCATCAACCAGGGTGGCCGCTCGGCGGCGGGGCCGTCGATGTGCACCGGCCGCGTGAGTGAACCCCTCAACTTGTCGATCCCCTGCACCGACACCTCCTGCCCCATCACCGACGGGTGCGGCGAAGGCTTCGCCAGCCTGCACCCGGGCGGCGCCGTGTTCTCCTTCTGCGACGGTTCGGTCCACTTCATTACCGAAGACATCGACTACAGCGACGCCGGCGCGAACGACGGTTTCGACGGCAGCAGCAGCGGGATGACGATCGAGAACCCCGACATCATGACGCTCATCAATCCCTCGGAACTCGGGGTTTACCAACGCCTGGGCATCCGGAACGACGAGCAAGTCGTATCCGGTTACTGA